One Aphidius gifuensis isolate YNYX2018 linkage group LG5, ASM1490517v1, whole genome shotgun sequence genomic region harbors:
- the LOC122857145 gene encoding replication factor C subunit 2, which yields MAADEIVNESMDVDEVPSTSNEKTTKVGKNSTLPWIEKYRPQVFSDIVGNEDTVARLAIFAQHGNAPNIIIAGPPGVGKTTTILCLARILLGPAFKDTVLELNASNDRGIDVVRNKIKLFAQKKVNLPQGKHKIIILDEADSMTEGAQQALRRTMEIYSNTTRFALACNNSEKIIEPIQSRCAMLRYGKLSDAQVLAKIIDVCAKENVSYTDDGLEAIIFTAQGDMRQALNNLQSTCNGFGHVNSENVFKVCDEPHPLLIKEMLEFCTQGDISKAYGSLQHLWKMGYSSDDLISNIFRVCKNLNIDEDKKLEYIKEIGVTHLGIVNGNTSLLQLNSLLARLCRLSLKK from the exons ATGGCAGCTGATGAAATTGTCAATGAATCAATGGATGTTGATGAAGTTCCATCAACaagtaatgaaaaaacaacaaaagttGGTAAAAATTCAACTCTACCATG gattGAAAAATATCGTCCTCAAGTATTTTCTGATATTGTTGGTAATGAGGATACAGTTGCAAGATTAGCAATATTTGCTCAACATGGTAATGcaccaaatattattattgctggtCCACCAGGAGTtggaaaaacaacaacaattctTTGTCTTGCAAGAATATTACTTGGTCCAGCATTTAAAGATACTGTATTAGAATTAAATGCATCAAATGATCGTGGTATTGATGttgttagaaataaaattaaattatttgcacaaaaaaaagtaaatttaccACAAGGTAAACACAAGATTATTATTCTTGATGAAGCTGATAGTATGACAGAAGGTGCACAACAAGCACTAAGACGTACAATGGAAATTTACAGTAATACAACACGTTTTGCACTTGCTTGTAATAACAgtgaaaaaatcattgaacCAATACAATCAAGATGTGCCATGTTAAGATATGGAAAACTATCTGATGCTCAAGTTTTAGCTAAAATCATTGATGTTTGTGCTaaagaaaat gtTTCTTATACTGATGATGGTCTAGaagcaattatttttacagctcAAGGTGACATGAGACaagcattaaataatttacaatcaaCTTGTAATGGATTTGGTCATGTTAACAgtgaaaatgtatttaaagtaTGTGATGAACCACATCCATTGTTGATCAAAGAAATGCTTGAATTTTGTACACAAGGTGACATATCAAAAGCATATGGAAGTTTACAACATTTATGGAAAATGGGATATTCATCTGATGATTTAATTAGTAACATATTTAGagtatgtaaaaatttaaatattgatgaagataaaaaattggaatACATCAAG gaaatTGGAGTAACTCATCTTGGTATTGTCAATGGAAATACAAGTTTACTTCAATTAAACAGTCTCTTGGCTCGACTCTGTcgtttatcattaaaaaaataa
- the LOC122857149 gene encoding CD151 antigen-like — translation MAAGIFIKTITVETSLEFYKIYLEKFYKKPVLFLLVGSVMLAAAGILGIISAVQNWKQGIIAFSLCIIYLLVSMIALGVTIFFLSKNSKNTMFQQLDQHMQNYSQHKEAIDNLQSNLPCCGINYYSDWINISGEIPGSCCESTNSCDETEINISELPSGCFGNLNKLLNYYGEILVIVLIVLGGIEIFTLLFSWLFIRSLNNQRRKKSIRFANNHINNSVELPRINNPLGKITITRPQRKLKLQKIPEPIFIKHSSEIPVSKRSSTSEVSKYQYLKRATLNNPKLKKINSHVEHFGI, via the exons atgGCTGctggaatatttattaaaacaattacagTTGAAACAAGCttagaattttataaaatttatttagaaaaattttataaaaaaccaGTATTATTTCTTCTTGTTGGATCTGTTATGCTAGCTGCTGCTGGGATTCTTGGTATTATATCAGCAGTTCAAAATTGGAAACAAGGAATAATAGCT TTTAGTTTGTGTATTATTTACCTTTTGGTGTCAATGATTGCACTGGGagtgacaatattttttctatcaaaaaatagtaaaaataccATGTTTCAACAACTTGATCAACATATGCAAAATTATTCACAACATAAAGAAGCCATTGACAATCTTCAGagtaat ttgcctTGTTgtggtattaattattattcagacTGGATAAATATTTCTGGAGAAATACCTGGATCTTGTTGTGAATCAACCAACTCATGTGATGAAacagaaattaatatttctgaATTACCATCAGGATGTtttggaaatttaaataaattattaaattactatgGCGAAATTTTAGTCATTGTTTTGATTGTTCTTGGAGGAATTGAg atttttactttgttattttcttggttatttattcgttcattgaataatcaaagaagaaaaaaatcaattagatttgcaaataatcatataaataattcagttGAACTTCCAAGAATAAATAATCCACTtggaaaaattacaataacaagaccacaaagaaaattaaaattacaaaaaataccagaaccaatttttataaaacattcaTCAGAAATACCAGTATCAAAAAGATCTTCAACTTCAGAAGtatcaaaatatcaatatcTCAAAAGAGCCACACTTAATAatccaaaattaaaaaaaataaattcacatgttgAACATTTTgggatataa
- the LOC122857147 gene encoding superoxide dismutase [Cu-Zn], chloroplastic-like, translating into MKVFVLVLALAATAYAVDTIAVVKILPHEPSNKILGNLRFIQSNPTGPVTITGKITGLKPGKHGFHIHEKGDLTNNCTSTGGHYNPKGATHGAPTDATRHVGDLGNIEANAQGEATVNIVDKIISLSGAQSIIGRGVVVHDMVDDLGKGGHELSKTTGNAGGRLGCGVIGIFNSSAIMDSSARDKNFNLAILMVVPFAGIFMENLF; encoded by the exons atgaaGGTATTTGTATTAGTATTGGCTTTGGCTGCAACAGCATATGCTGTTGATACAATTGCAGTTGTTAAAATACTTCCTCATGAgccatcaaataaaatacttggtAATTTAAGATTCATTCAGAGTAATCCAACTGGTCCAGTTACAATAACTGGTAAAATAACTGGTCTTAAACCAGGCAAACATGGTTTCCACATTCATGAAAAAGGagatttaacaaataattgtaCAAGCACTGGTGGACATTACAATCCAAAAGGA gcAACTCATGGAGCACCAACTGATGCAACAAGACACGTTGGTGATCTTGGTAATATTGAAGCAAATGCACAAGGTGAAGCAACagtaaatattgttgataaaataatatcattatctGGTGCTCAATCAATTATTGGACGTGGTGTTGTTGTTCATGATATGGTTGATGATCTTGGTAAAGGTGGtcatgaattatcaaaaacaacTGGTAATGCTGGTGGACGTCTTGGATGTGGTGTTATTGGAATCTT CAATTCTTCAGCAATTATGGATTCTTCAGCGagggataaaaattttaatttggcTATTTTAATGGTTGTGCCATTTGCTGGCATTTTCATGGaaaatttattctaa
- the LOC122857148 gene encoding superoxide dismutase [Cu-Zn]-like encodes MFVKIFFILTIFFMGINCAPVDENTETKDRTLYVRSLPGYPGVRSDLYEIYMEPYYYAIGTKSSVEVKAYDESGMPIDGPKGILMLEQYPEGVRITGSIMGLQPGQHGLHVHEKGDLSKGCMSSGAHYNPYMEPHGGPMDPLRHVGDLGNIEAGADGTAQVDLLDNLLTLTGVRGAIGRTIVVHEKPDDFGRGNNEDSMKTGSAGARLACGIIGFV; translated from the exons atgtttgttaaaatattttttatacttactATATTCTTCATGGGTATCAATTGTGCACCCGTTGATGAAAATACAGAAACTAAAGATAGAACACTTTATGTTAGAAGTTTACCTGGTTATCCAGGTGTTAGAagtg ATCTTTATGAAATCTACATGGAGCCATACTATTAC gCAATTGGAACAAAATCATCAGTTGAAGTTAAAGCATATGATGAATCAGGTATGCCAATTGATGGTCCAAAGGGAATTTTAATGTTGGAACAGTATCCCGAGGGTGTCAGGATAACAGGAAGTATCATGGGATTACAACCAGGACAACATGGTTTACATGTTCATGAAAAAGGTGATTTAAGCAAAGGATGTATGTCTTCTGGTGCTCATTATAATCCCTACATG gAACCTCATGGAGGACCAATGGATCCACTTCGTCATGTTGGTGATCTTGGCAATATTGAAGCTGGAGCAGATGGTACAGCACAAGTTGatttacttgataatttattaacattaactGGTGTACGTGGTGCTATTGGACGTACAATTGTTGTTCATGAAAAACCAGATGATTTTGGCAGAGGTAATAATGAAGACAGTATGAAAACTGGATCAGCTGGTGCACGTCTTGCTTGTGGTATTATTGGCTTCgtgtaa
- the LOC122856260 gene encoding interaptin-like → MMKLASHSTVCQGIPYVKININDCDEIAELEAEFRKAYMMKELEAQIAEKLADNNAIIEREKLRNKLINKEIEKHIKEDNEKKLDKLNECKKYKNELEQQILHDKNIKKYNDEKLQRERQVLIEVDKIIDEEYEIEKINKRIIMINKLRREQMLFNEIKYIKKCIQNERELLDESNNKNYIIEINKRHEEINNIRIEKFKKRQIIIDKVAKLFIDNQYIQQERDKIINNLITEDINYNLIIKENNILLNNNKIKKQLAKDLLQQMYLSLESELIYRKNDKKFIDDIMNKIMEDDKIKKLTIDKQRIKKINYQKDLKLIIDNKRKLQEESLEQLKNELKIYQDNEIARKIKIDNERRQLIKIHSANL, encoded by the exons atgatgaAACTTGCAAGTCATTCAACAGTATGTCAAGGTATACCTTATGTTAAAATTAA TATAAATGATTGTGATGAAATAGCTGAACTTGAAGCTGAATTTCGTAAAGCATATATGATGAAAGAACTTGAAGCTCAAATTGCTGAAAAATTAGCTGATAATAATGCAATAATTGAACgtgaaaaattaagaaataaattaataaataaagaaattgaaaaacatataaaagaagataatgaaaaaaaattagataaattaaatgaatgtaaaaaatataaaaatgaacttgaacaacaaatattacatgataaaaatataaaaaaatataatgatgaaaaattacaacgtGAACGACAAGTACTCATtgaagttgataaaataattgatgaagaatatgaaattgaaaaaataaataaacgtataataatgataaataaattgagacGTGaacaaatgttatttaatgaaataaaatatataaaaaaatgtattcaaAATGAACGTGAATTACTTGatgaaagtaataataaaaattatataattgaaattaataaaagacatgaagaaataaataatatacgtattgaaaaatttaaaaaacgtcaaataattattgataaagttgcaaaattatttattgataatcaatatatacaacaagaacgtgataaaattataaataatttaataacagaagatattaattataatttaataattaaagaaaataatatattattaaataataataaaattaaaaaacaattagctAAAgatttattacaacaaatGTATTTATCATTAGAAAGTGAATTAATATAtcgtaaaaatgataaaaaatttattgatgatattatgaataaaataatggaagatgataaaattaaaaaattaacaattgataaacaacgtattaaaaaaattaattatcaaaaagatttaaaattaattattgataataaacgtAAATTACAAGAAGAATCATtggaacaattaaaaaatgaattaaaaatttatcaagataatgAAATtgctagaaaaattaaaattgataatgaaagacgtcaattaattaaaattcattcagCAAat ttataa
- the LOC122857142 gene encoding uncharacterized protein LOC122857142 has product MGRRSGACSRGSKKSILFYTTDCGDDKEDIGLKFQQRSVSLTALHTGVGSQPQYIEPRMAQLETLEAKMANIEVSLSTTPRRKKGGSISGGMTSPAGHRNKDQYKEVDALRVALRDKENIIQTLKGQLCNTYSNRISSRNGSAPLTEADKKITEDRLQRLKRDSDNKRLTIKNLKFALERLDITDNIDIKIQQAELEYRLGREELELLTLREESRALQAALELAETQEKQKNCTIFSCVSDTTQMTIHAVEISADPKSPRFGAGPKDDAAGIYVDWAVEDSGLCKGDRILEVNGKLVVGAGRNDFARLLAVTPEAAQIIVLRKSESLAALRTLRSDNLRLTHRIGYLEEQVRDLLSQPLRTEKPVVPIVESPIRKDNNNHLQVFQKGPQVTALVGNLPGLNARSSCDLRQSISSGINNRQSEHSKRLNDMRDKYNREQDITDGTSSLQYKPRSKDKLSPGFQLTRSTASLDIKTQNNTHRRRSSKFDTAIDHFNNKNRKSTNALQSLEFDSEPTYYRMQDNQSRASEQSEISINSYNTQERKTRPTPPKKPLRLSLHRTASLQSVENAPPPTSQQQQQQQQIETPRKPAKRNYRGDLSLNGRLDNDMTYQTNDHPPLPPPRTPSRAESCQSALRWPSPKPRPHLASVTIDKWC; this is encoded by the exons ATGGGAAGACGTTCAg GTGCTTGTTCAAGAGGAtctaaaaaaagtattttattttacacaacTGATTGTGGTGACGATAAAGAAGACATTGgattaaaatttcaacaacGTTCAGTGTCTctt acgGCTCTTCATACTGGTGTTGGTTCACAGCCACAATATATCGAGCCAAGAATGGCCCAACTTGAAACCCTTGAGGCTAAG ATGGCAAATATTGAAgtatcattatcaacaacaccaagaagaaaaaaaggagGAAGTATATCCGGGGGAATGACCTCACCAGCCGGTCACAGAAACAAGGATCAGTATAAAGAGGTCGATGCTCTTAGGGTTGCCCTTCGGGACAAGGAGAACATAATCCAAAC ACTCAAGGGTCAATTATGTAATACATACAGTAATCGTATATCATCAAGAAATGGTTCAGCACCCTTGACTGaagctgataaaaaaataacagaagaTAGATTACAAAGATTAAAACGTGATTCTGATAATAAACGTcttacaattaaaaatcttaaatTTGCATTAGAACGTCTAGACATAACAGA caaCATTGACATTAAAATACAACAAGCAGAATTAGAGTATCGACTTGGTCGTGAAGAACTGGAGTTGCTGACGTTAAGAGAAGAGAGTCGTGCACTTCAAGCTGCTCTAGAATTGGCTGAGAcccaagaaaaacaaaaaaattgtacaatatTCAG ctgTGTTTCGGATACAACACAAATGACAATTCATGCTGTTGAAATAAGTGCAGATCCAAAAAGTCCACGTTTTGGTGCTGGACCAAAAGATGATGCTGCTGGTATTTATGTTGATTGGGCTGTTGAAGATTCTGGTCTTTGCAAGGGTGACAg aattttgGAGGTAAATGGAAAATTAGTTGTTGGTGCTGGACGTAATGATTTTGCAAGATTATTAGCTGTAACACCAGAAGCAGCACAAATAATAGTACTAAGAAAAAGTGAATCATTAGCAGCTTTAAGAACTTTAAGATCTGATAATTTACGTTTAACACATAGAATTGGATATCTTGAAGAACAAGTAAGAGATTTATTATCACAACCATTAAGAACAGAAAAACCAGTTGTTCCAATTGTTGAATCACCAATAcgtaaagataataataatcatcttcAAGTATTTCAAAAAGGACCACAAGTAACAGCACTTGTTGGTAATTTACCTGGTTTAAATGCTCGTAGTTCTTGTGATTTACGTCAAAGTATATCATCTGGTATAAATAATCGTCAAAGTGAACATTCAAAAAGACTAAATGATATGcgtgataaatataatagagAACAAGATATAACTGATGGTACATCAAGTCTACAATATAAACCACGTAGTAAAGATAAATTATCACCTGGTTTTCAACTAACACGTTCAACAGCTAGTCTTGATattaaaacacaaaataatacaCATAGAAGACGTTCATCAAAATTTGATACAGCTattgatcattttaataataaaaatcgtaAAAGTACAAATGCATTACAATCACTTGAATTTGATTCAGAACCAACGTATTATCGAATgcag gatAATCAATCACGAGCATCAGAACAATCTGAAATATCTATTAATAGTTATAATACTCAAGAACGTAAAACACGTCCAACACCACCAAAAAAACCTCTTAGATTATCATTACATCGTACAGCATCACTTCAATCAGTTGAAAatgcaccaccaccaacatcacagcaacaacaacaacaacaacaaattgaaaCACCAAGAAAACCAGCTAAAAGAAATTATCGTGgtgatttatcattaaatggTCGATTAGATAATGATATGACTTATCAAACAAATGATCATccaccattaccaccaccaaGAACACCATCACGTGCTGAATCTTGTCAAAGTGCATTAAGATGGCCATCACCAAAACCACGACCACATCTTGCTTCAGTTACAATTGACAAATGgtgttaa
- the LOC122856261 gene encoding leukocyte surface antigen CD53 has protein sequence MKSCGMSTIKYLLFGFNLVFSLSGLAVLIAGMIVLADVDEFSHFVEGSIFTTSFVLIIVGVIIFIVAFLGCFGAIKEHYILLIVFAGILAVIFVIEMTVGITAAVYKGDFSDVLKNGLKKSMKNYSNNEADKIAWDNVQIKLDCCGVEKADEWIGIGVLPGGQLPPSCCKEKSNIQCLLGDSTQRQNGCYTKLVDKIKGNANVIIYLGIIILIAGIVLACSLAMAIKNDRKDEE, from the exons atGAAGAGCTGTGGAATGAGtacaatcaaatatttattatttggatTTAATCTAGTTTTTTCg cTTTCTGGACTTGCAGTTTTGATTGCTGGAATGATTGTTTTAGCAGATGTCgatgaatttagtcattttgtAGAAGGAAGTATTTTCACAACATCATTTGTTTTAATCATTGTTggtgttattatatttattgttgcatTTCTTGGATGTTTTGGTGCAATTAAAGAACattatattcttttaattgtt tttGCAGGAATATTAGCTGTTATATTTGTCATTGAAATGACTGTTGGTATAACAGCAGCAGTTTATAAAGGTGATTTTAgtgatgtattaaaaaatggattaaaaaaatcaatgaaaaattattcaaataatgaaGCTGACAAAATTGCATGGGACAATGTACAGATTAag CTTGATTGTTGTGGTGTTGAAAAAGCCGATGAATGGATTGGAATTGGTGTTTTACCAGGTGGTCAATTACCACCTTCGTGttgtaaagaaaaatcaaatattcaaTGTCTACTTGGTGATTCTACACAACGTCAAAATGGTTGTTACACAAAACTTGTTGATAAAATCAAAGGAAATGcaaatgtaataatttatttaggtattataatatta attgCTGGAATTGTTTTAGCTTGTTCTCTTGCAATGGCAATTAAAAATGACAGAAAAGATGAAgagtaa